CCGACACGACCGATCATCAAATCGGCCATCTCGACGATCTGATCCTGGGTGAGCTGGTGGAACACGACGATGTCGTCGATACGGTTGAGGAACTCCGGACGGAAGTTCTTCTTCAACTCGTCGTGCACCTTGAGCTTCATCCGCTCGTAGTTCGACTCATCGCCCTGCCCCGACTGGAAGCCGAGACCGACCGCCTTCGCGATGTCCTTCGTGCCGAGGTTGGTCGTCAGGATCAGCACCGTGTTCTTGAAGTCGACGATGCGTCCCTGGCCGTCGGTCAACCGACCCTCTTCCAACACCTGCAGCAGCGTGTTGAAGACGTCCGGGTGCGCCTTCTCGATCTCGTCGAACAGCACAACGGAGAACGGCTTGCGGCGGACCTTCTCGGTCAGCTGGCCACCCTCGTCGTACCCGACGTAGCCGGGAGGAGCGCCGACCAGGCGCGAGACTGTGTACCGATCGTGGAACTCGGACATATCGATCTGGATCAACGCGTCCGGGTCGCCAAACAAGAACTCGGCAAGCGCCTTCGCGGTCTCGGTCTTACCGACACCGGACGGGCCGGCGAAGATGAACGAACCGCCGGGACGCTTCGGATCCTTCAGACCGGCGCGGGTACGACGGATCGCCTGCGAGACAGACGTGACGGCGTCGTCCTGCCCGATGATCGTCTTGTGCAGCTCGGCCTCCATGCGCAGCAGGCGAGTCGTCTCTTCTTCGGTCAGCTTGAAGACCGGAATGCCGGTCCAGTTGGCCAGGACCTCGGCAATCTGCTCCTCATCGACCTCGGAGATGACGTCCAGGTCGCCCTGGCGCCACTGCTGCTCGCGCTCGGTCTTCTGCTCCTGCAGCTTGCGCTCGTCATCGCGCAGCTTCGCGGCGCGTTCGAAGTCCTGCGCGTCGATAGCCGACTCCTTATCGCGGCGTACGCCGGCGATCTTGTCGTCGTACTCGCGCAGGTCCGGCGGCGCGGTCATCCGCTTGATCCGCATCCGGGCCCCGGCCTCGTCGATCAGGTCGATCGCCTTGTCCGGCAGGAAACGGTCGGAGATGTAGCGGTCGGCCAACTGTGCGGCCGCGACCAGCGCGTCATCGGTGATCGAGATGCGGTGGTGCGCCTCGTAGCGATCGCGCAGACCCTTCAGGATCTCGATGGTGTGCTCCAACGACGGCTCGCCGACCTGGATCGGCTGGAAGCGGCGCTCAAGAGCGGCGTCCTTCTCCAGGTGCTTGCGGTACTCGTCGAGGGTGGTCGCACCGATCGTCTGCAGCTCACCGCGGGCCAGCATCGGCTTGAGGATGTTGGCGGCATCGATTGC
The sequence above is a segment of the Cumulibacter soli genome. Coding sequences within it:
- a CDS encoding ATP-dependent Clp protease ATP-binding subunit is translated as MFERFTDRARRVVVLAQEEARMLSHNYIGTEHILLGLIHEGEGVAAKALESLNISLEAVRSQVEEIIGEGQQAPSGHIPFTPRAKKVLELSLREALQLGHTYIGTEHILLGLIREGEGVAAQVLVKLGAELNRVRTQVIQLLQGYQGKETATAGAPQEGTPSSSLVLDQFGRNLTQSARESKLDPVIGREKEIERVMQVLSRRTKNNPVLIGEPGVGKTAVVEGLAQAIVNGDVPETLKDKQLYTLDLGALVAGSRYRGDFEERLKKVLKEIRTRGDIILFIDEIHTLVGAGAAEGAIDAANILKPMLARGELQTIGATTLDEYRKHLEKDAALERRFQPIQVGEPSLEHTIEILKGLRDRYEAHHRISITDDALVAAAQLADRYISDRFLPDKAIDLIDEAGARMRIKRMTAPPDLREYDDKIAGVRRDKESAIDAQDFERAAKLRDDERKLQEQKTEREQQWRQGDLDVISEVDEEQIAEVLANWTGIPVFKLTEEETTRLLRMEAELHKTIIGQDDAVTSVSQAIRRTRAGLKDPKRPGGSFIFAGPSGVGKTETAKALAEFLFGDPDALIQIDMSEFHDRYTVSRLVGAPPGYVGYDEGGQLTEKVRRKPFSVVLFDEIEKAHPDVFNTLLQVLEEGRLTDGQGRIVDFKNTVLILTTNLGTKDIAKAVGLGFQSGQGDESNYERMKLKVHDELKKNFRPEFLNRIDDIVVFHQLTQDQIVEMADLMIGRVGQQLAAKDMTLELNDAAKNLLARRGFDPVMGARPLRRTIQRDIEDQLSEKILYGELPSGSAITVDVIDADGKSLEVKDILSADKNGLLDFHFAFHSEPKSEPVTVAADEVGTGIDHVSGTGIVPDVPGKPDLGTPGGVAGGTA